GGAGGAAATAATGGGTCGAAGTAGGTGGGGATAATATCGGGGTACTCTGGGCATACTTTAGGATTACTTTTGGGGATACTGTATGTAGacgtactgtaggattactgaagggttactgtagtttttggagaaaaacatttttttcttttcaaaaaattgtgggaGATAATGTCAGGGATACTGTAATGGTATTTTCCTTGGAGTACTGTATGAGTTCTGCATTACTTTAGTTTCAAAAGacctgatttttgaaaaagacagATTTTGCAaatgtcaaacatttttttaaaagttcctgaaattttagtaattttggAATATGACAGTCAAACTATTCTAGAGCCTTTTTATATTTCTGtcagaaatgttttaaaaattattttcggaaagttgtagattaaaaaattcctaaataaATTAAACCCCTCATTTCCCAGATGACAATGCTCCAAGCAATATGGCATGTGTTCAGCAAATTGCACAAATACGTGGCAACGTCCGCCTATCAAAAAGCGACGCCACGTGCTAAACCAACAGAAGTCATTATAAAAGACGTTATGATGGACATAGAAACTGTGAATTTCGACTGTTCTTGGATGAGCGATTACCCAACAAAGGATGTTTTTAAGTAAGTTGACAAACCCAGATTGTGTCGGCTGcaacaaaattataaattataaatgaTTTATTTAAGATTTCTATCCGCCCAGGCTTGCAAGGAAATGGATATTGTTGGTACTCTCCACGAGCTGGATCCTACTGACCTGGAAATCACTTATTTGTTTGCTCAACTTTGCTTCGAATATGTTGGCAAACGATATCAGGGTGATATTCTCAGAGTAGCCGAGcagtttcaagaaattttggcgAATGATCTACATCATTATTATGTGGAAGAAATGAACAGACCCAGATACTTCCAAAGATTGGCGAGACTCTTGAAAGTTAACAATGCAATTCAggtaaataattttcagtttaaaaaatcaagttaCTTTTTGCAGAGAGCAATCTGGGAGAGCCGCCCGAAAATGGAGCTTGGTCGAGTGTTTaatgtgctgaaaattgagttctCGCATCCGGAAATGTTCGAGGACTCTGGATATTATTGAAGACAATAACTTCtgttcaagatttttttcgtaaatatAATTGTGTATATAATTGTAAAAACAATAATGAATCTTGATgtagtaattttaaaattcatcgccaaaaaatttaaaaaaatcgtatgACGTCAAGCATGGCTTAAATTTTTCCTTTGCAGCTCTTTGTGGGATATGtataagagtactgtaatttcaaagtttcattgctgcagaattttcataaattttcaaacgttttcacAAGCCGtatgaaaaactatcaaaTATCGATGAAAATATCGCTAAAACGAAAAAGTTGCAGGTTTAGAAgcgattttttgcattttacaagaaaaaaaattatgaggcaaattgtggcctagaaaatttattaaaaatcgtGTGACGTCATGCATgacttagaaaaaaatgtactgTGTATTAGGGTACACACTTTTCTCTATTCCTCCTGGTAAGTTTGTCTATCAGTGTCTCGgtctcttttatttttttctttaccCACctgttcttcattttcttatttctctcgattttttctctaataattcaaaaaagccTAATATGGATCCTGGACTGGTTTGCCGTATTTGTGAGCTTCAGGCTGATGGAACGCATTTTGGAGTTGTAACTTGTAGAGCATGTGCTgtgtttttcaggtttttgt
This is a stretch of genomic DNA from Caenorhabditis elegans chromosome V. It encodes these proteins:
- the nhr-228 gene encoding NR LBD domain-containing protein (Confirmed by transcript evidence); its protein translation is MGMDTTKFQFNRDNIPTAGQFQLPPQTFEAYVGRPEFLLFCDTDAPNSKVLIDVRYLLEEAGRLLNNGIITPIWAENQLKKLTQGFKHIKLDTDNIKKVETADQKEFMEMWEYYFITVTKWLMYFDEFQKLNRQIQMTMLQAIWHVFSKLHKYVATSAYQKATPRAKPTEVIIKDVMMDIETVNFDCSWMSDYPTKDVFKFLSAQACKEMDIVGTLHELDPTDLEITYLFAQLCFEYVGKRYQGDILRVAEQFQEILANDLHHYYVEEMNRPRYFQRLARLLKVNNAIQRAIWESRPKMELGRVFNVLKIEFSHPEMFEDSGYY